The sequence below is a genomic window from Cicer arietinum cultivar CDC Frontier isolate Library 1 chromosome 6, Cicar.CDCFrontier_v2.0, whole genome shotgun sequence.
tgttttaaagttttatgGGAACATATAATACAGAAAGCGTCTCTTCATTGATTATTTTTCGTTGTTTCATCCTTTTGATTATGGTGGCAccatattttttcattaaaaagcTTATAGTCTAAGATGACTCCATATGATCTAGCATCTGCACATGTGGGTTGGGTAAATCTCAAATTTCATTAAACAATGCATTTTAGGTGATACAAATGACCGTGATTACTACTTACACAGGTACTTAGAATATTACAGGAAAATTTCATGTTTGCCACCTTTTATTTGGTTCTGACTTATGCATAAGTTTGCAGCATTTCAAAGTGACATAGGCAAATAGCTAAATGTTTGAGAGTGAAACTCCCATCCCTAGAAGTAAAGGGCAACGTACTTATTAATGTTTACTGACTAACAGAGCTCCTTGGTGAAGAAGAGCCTGATGAATCCCTTCCACTTCAAGTTTCTGAGGATATGGCTGAGGATGACATCTCATCTAGGTACTGATTTTGGAATTCAAATGTTTTTAGATGCGAGAGCTAGCAAAACGAAATTGAGCTTTGTGATCAACTAAACATGCATTCAGCATGGCAATTTAGTTACCAAATCCCTTATTATTGCATTGCATATCCATTTATTTGCCAAATTGGAGACTAAAGTTttggattaatttttgttaaaaagagCCGCAAACTTAGTTGTCCCAAACTTGGGTATGGATGCAACTAGTGATGTAACGTCTTCTGGTCCGGTTAAATTGGAAGATCTCCAAAGAATACTGAGTAACATTGGGCCCGCTTCAGGTAATATAAGTTTCATTGAGAGAGACGTTCTTTTATTCCCTTTTAATTATGTCGAGACCTAACCTACTATTTTTCTGATGAGTTGTTTACAGATAGCATTCTTGATCCTGATGGAGGTAATCACTTGGCATTATATCCCTTTCCTTGCTATCTGTTGAGACAATATTATAAATAGGCGTCAACAGATAATATTGCAAATGCATACTATAACCTTTCAAATTTCAGTAacataatattcaaaattttatctcATGATGAGGTGGATTAGTATGCACTATGATGGACTAGGTTTTATACAtccttttatatttatttattttggcaaATATGCACTGCTCACTCTACATTGACTGTTTTCTTGCATTCAACTAGGTTTGGGACTCGGTGACTTGTTGAAACCTGATCTGATCATGCCATTGATGGCGACATTACCCTTGGAGCAGCGCCTAGCTCCCTATTTACCCGAGGTACATACCAATGTAGTGATCTGATTATATTCCAACGTAGTGATTGAGTTTTTAGTGATTCATGCAATATTCTTTGATGTAGGGTACTTGGTCTCCAGAAGATATATTGGAGTTGTTGCAGAGCCCACCTTTCCGCCAGCAAGTAGATTCATTTACATATGTAAAGGCTGCAGTACctctttttttcaattttccatTTCATTTCAAAAACTACTTGgtgtgattatttatttatttatttattctacaGGTGCTTCGAACAGGACAGATTGATTTGTCTCAGTTTGGAATTGATCCAAGTAAATGTAAGCTTCTAGTACTTTCATAATCTTTAGCCTCCGCCTTAATTATTGATCTCGCATGCATCTTTAGCACTAGCGGATGCATGCATCTTTAGCACTAGCGGATGCATGCATCTTTAGCACTAGCAGATGCATGCATCTTTACTACTATTTGCttattgatttgattatattgaataTTGCTGATTGGTGATTCATTTTCCACCCTTGGCAGACAAGTTCACAGTTTTGTCTTTTCTTGAGGCTCTTGAGGATTCTGTTTCCAAGTCCGAGGAATCAAAACAAGATGATCAGGAATTAATATCTCAATCTTGTAGCCCAATGGATGAATCAAAGTAGCGTGACCCTTTCATCTTTTTTTCTATAGATACAAGAAACTTTGTTTTTTTGGCCAACATATTTTTCATGTTTGAAAAGGGAAATTTTATAGGTGGTAATTTAATTGAGATTCTTCAAGGCTATaatgattaataaaattcaaacctATTGATTGTCAAAGAAAGGTTATGGCTCCGAAGCTAAGAACTATGATTATATGTTTAGTTTCGATGCATGTTggttgttttggaaaattgttGTTGCGTCAAAATTACTTGCTAGTAAACATTTTTTTTGGAGAACTAGTAAACAATTATATTGATCTGTTAAAATGTCAAGCGTGGATGTTCTCGTTGCATTGCATTGTTTATGCTGTTCGATATTAGATATAGGAAATAGAGATTAATGGGTGGGTATTGTAGgcgtaaaattattttacatagcCAATCACAACTATTCATGGAGCAGTTATTGTTTCAagtcatttaaatatataataatatattaaaatcaatggCTCTGGTTGATCGATAATGTGAAATTAGTTTACATTGACGGTGTATAGTCTATTTTCATAGTGCAATTATAATAACGGACTATATATGACCGTGGTgaagaaataattttaattttgtcaaaatattttctttgtgcATCCCAATCAAAACAATACATTCTTCAATTTTATGCAAAATTGTCAACTTTTCACTAATCCAAATTTACAAAATCCTCAATTTTTTCCAAACCCACAAAATAATCCAAATTGTGGCAATTTTCCATTCTCTTTTTctatttcatattaatttttcatgtaTCAATCACCACCAATTAGCCCCACCACTAGAGGTGTCTATTttacaaaaactattttttagtcTTAGAATTCGGGTTGGACCATATTACTCTCgatgataaagaaaaatagcaAGATTCACTTTGGAGGAAGATAAAAACTTCATTCAACCATGTCTATATATTTCTAAAGTTGCAGTTGTGAGGGTAAATCAAAGAGTGAAATCTTTTTggtaaagaattaaaaatagtCACAATAAATATTGCAGTCATTTACTAGAAAAGAGTGCATCACAACTAAAAACTCGATAGTAAAAGTTGAATGACATAGTTCAAAAACTTGCATGATGCTACAAGCAAGcctattaaagaaaaaaaagtgtcAGCTCCGAGATTGACAATATGGGAGACGCATGTTAAAGACTTTGAGGAATTAGCTCTTAAGAAAGAAGTTTGACCACGAATACTTTGATTCTTTGAGTCTTTTAAATGTGTTGgaattttatatttcatgtGTTTTTAGAATAAGGAAATGAATAGGGTTCATGCGACAAAGTATTATCTGCTTATTGCCTtgattgtttatatttatataattatatcgCTGATTCAATTTTCCCCAGTTGGCAGATAAGTTCATGGTACTCTTGAGGATTTTGTTTTCATGTATGAGGAATCCAGACAAGATGCTCAGGattctttttttataagcagATGGTTAAGATCTAAAGTCTGCATTTTGTAACCGTCATGACCATATGGGTGATTATCAATAGCGTGGCTTTTTTagtatctttattattattataaaagctCTTTTCAGTATTGCTTTTCTTTAGATACAAGAAACTGTTTTTTTGCTAACATATATAATTTGtttgaagaataatttaatcatttgtcTTTCTTTGACTTGCTCAAACTTTTAAAACTTGTTGgtgttcaaaattataaaagacaTCAAATGATAATTGATTTGGGAATCCTATTATGGAAGAAAACCATTCAATCTGCTACCATTAGAAATTATGTGATATCGGAAGTATCTATTTGGTACACATCGGTTGCTTGTTTGACATGTTAAATTCGTTAAATGGTCTTGCTCTCGTAATATATTGTTTTCCATTAACAGTAACTAGTAACTTGTCAGCTAATTAAGGCCAAAGTTAGATGATACAAGGGTTTAAATCCAGGGAAAACTATATTCGTCAAAAAACACCGAACTATACAACGGGCAGCGACAGGGCAATCACTAAAAAAATGGCTGGTCGTGTCTTGTAAGGGAATATCGAGGGCTTCAATTGATAACTAAAAGATTTTGGTTTTGCATACCAAGATCCAATAAAATAacctctaaaaatatttatcatctcaTTCCCCTATGATATTCTGATGAAATTTTCATTGCAACGAGAATATTGATTTGACAGAAGACATGCTTCAGTTCAGTGAATGCATTTTGTGTGCAGaggaaataattaaaaaataaatttttgtttgacACAACTACATGAAATATTCCAATTAACAAAATCCTAATGATTCAAAATTGGAAAGAAGAATAATTGAAGTGGAATGCTTAAGCTACATAGATGCCTTTGCCAAATTCTGCTCAAATCAGACAAACATCTGGAAACATCACCGGGATCCACCTGTTAACATTTTGGACAAAGAGATGAAACATCAAGTTGGAGAGGAAGCTGATCTTGGTGCGTCAGAATCTGGGGAAGAACATAGATTATATAGTCATTTGAAGGCCGTGTTCTGCTTTTATCTGGTCTTGCCTCGCTCCTATAGACCTCATCGTTTGCAGTTTGGTTAACCCTAAGTTGGAGTGTCATTGCCCTTTGGAACCTCATAAATGGTTATACTGCTACCACCACTTTGAAGGATTTGATCTTCTTCATTTGCCGCCTTTGACTGAAAATCTTCAAGGATTTCAACAACCTGGCTCATGAGAGGTCTGCCTTTCGGGTTTTGGCTAAGACATTGGTATGCCAAATGAGCCACCTTTGCTGCAGCTTTACTTGAATATTGCCCTTCTATTTTTGGGTCTAAAATTTTCAGaagttttttattatgattCAACAGTGGGCGTGCCCACTCAACCAAGTTGTGCTCTCGGCTGGGCCTGCTCTTGTCTAGTGATTTCCTACCAATAAGTAATTCAAGTAGCACCACCCCAAAGCCATACACATCGCTTCGAGCAGTCAAGTGCCCTGTTCATATGGACAAACAGGTTACATAACAGATATAATCCCAACTGATCTATATAATGGATGCACACATCTTAAAGTAGTGGATTGATCATCACATTTAAAGAACTGCCAACAAGAGAAAAATATCAGTTTCCCATACCTTAAAGTGAAAGAGATTCAATATCACAATTGAAATGGCAAACCAATCCCAATACAATATGACACAGAACCCCACCTATACAGacagaaatttaaaatattgaaattcaCATAAGTGTTACTTGTTTCTTCTTCCTTTGTTCTCCATACAATACCAAGGTTGAAGAAATTTAGAGGATCCAATTTTACACCTCTCTTCAATTAGTTTATGAAATTCATGCAGGCTTTCATTTCCAACAACAAAGTGCACAAAAATGCTAGGATGGTCTAATAACTGTTGTTTACGTCAACATAAAATTGTGTAAATTGCATAAATATTGATAAAGCAAATCCATATGTTTCACACTTTTATTGCCACTTATGAATTTTTCGTTTCAAAATTATTCagcaaaaatagattaaaataacTTACCAGTCATGACATACTCCGGAGCAGCATATCCATATGTTCCCATTACTCGTGTTGAAACATGTGTTTGGTCCCCCATTGGCCCATCCTTTGCAAGGCCAAAGTCTGAAAGCTTTGCATTGAAATCCTGCAGGTTTGTGCCTCGATATTAGATAGCTGgtcttaaaaaaatgacatatgATGCTATTGAGTGGGACAGTCAttttttcttctgtttgataataattaaatgttttacTAAGGAAATTAGTAGATAAATATAGTTGGCAAAGATAAAAATCCTCCAAAAAAATCAAGACAACACCAACTGCATGTTTACTAACTAAGCAAAGCTCACTAATCTCTCTGCGCAATTTGTAAGGTAATATCTATGAAGGAACCATTAGTAAGTCAGGTTGAACAATTAGGAATGATATTTATGGATATGATCACAGTTctattttttcctttaaaatttgcaaaatccaaaaatattttacaatatgaAAAAGAAGAAACTTTTGAGAACGCTAAAGATCTCACTTCTAGAAAACAAAAAGTTTGAAACAAAACTTATTGCaaattatatatctatatatataaactagaAGACAACACACCGCATCTAGCAAGATATTTGATGTCTTGAAATCACGATATATGATGGGCCTTTCTGCACCATGAAGAAATGCCAGACCTCTTGCAGCGTGTAAAGCAATCTTCATTCTTTTTGACCAATTCAATGTTGAGCCCGCTCCTACCATCAAGAAACAGTGGGATGATTAGTGTAAGAGGCAATTAAAGAATTGAATGGCAAGAATCATGAGCAGTGGGACACTAAGCACATGAATTGATGATAAGACGGGGCTTTGGGTACATTTGTCTAAGTATTTTAAAAAGcatatttatttctttagaGATTTTATGTAAagcaaaagttattttcatttgGTTGCAATTTAAAACGCAGTCACAAACCACAACTACAGTTTCTAATTTTTTTGCTCAaaacttttaataaatttttttccaaaataaatgtcttctctttaaaaaaaaactgaaacaaTTAAGCTCTTTATTTGATTAATagcatgtcaaatttcaaaagaGGACAATTATATCATTtgaaagtttttcaaaaatcttGTTTAGTTTTATATTTCATCAAGCTAAAAGCTATGCAAAAAGTAAGTACACCATAGGATAAAATACTAAGGTGTTTAAATGTCCTTGGCTGCCCCAAGCAAACTACACACATCACACAGCCACCAACATAAAAGGGAGAGAGGGTCAGAGAGAGAGCTGGAAGGTGGTATACACCATTTTGAGGCTGAAGGAAGGTTGAACATAATAATTGAGTAACAAGTCTTTTATATATAGAGATAAATAGTATGTAAGACTTAGTGAATGGCAAGATAAAGCACAACTGACCCAGTACAGATCCAATTACAAATATGTTAATTATGCCAATAATCcgctttcttttttttaaatatgcaaagCTTACTGCGAAAAAGATGCTTCTCCAAACTCCCGCTTGCCATGAACTCATAGACCAACAACCGGTGTTCGTCCTCGCAGCAGTATCCAATGAGCTTCACAAGATTTGGGTGACTGAATTGACCCAAATAGTTAACTTCAGTCTGCAGTATAAACAAAATCAGAGCATGTAAGTTTGGTCCTGTTCACCACTCCGATATGTACCAAAACAGGTAGAAggaaatatttatgtattaacTGTGAAATTGGAATAGAAACTTAATAAAATCAGCAATAAGTGGTTGAAGCAGTGCTCCTTACAAGATGATGAACAGAAAAGTAAAGATAAACCTAACTCAGAGAGAACTAACTTCTCTACTCAACCCAAAACCACCCAAACCACTTTCTAGTTTTAAGATACCCTTTCTGGTTCCCACCATTTCCTTCTTATAGTTCTCCCTCTCTTCTTCTAGAATATTATCCGACATCATCTCACGCCACTAGTCATTTCTGTTATAGCATAACAGAATGTGTGATACTCTCATGGGAGGCCCATCAGACTCACTTGCATCAAATCTTCCTCACCACTCTAACTATCAACTGTCATCATTGTTTTGACGAGATCAAATGTCAGTGTTCAACCACAAAATTAACTGTACTAGTATTTGGTTTAGTATAGGATTGGATGATTGTGCCTCTTGTGTTTGATTTCTGTTGGGCAAAACtgttttttgtcaaaaaaaaccTCAGTTTGATTAGATGTGATAAATAAAAGTAGTTATCGTtaatttacaataatttttacatcaaatttgtttctaaaagtaaaaatattaaaacaaaaatcacttcactcaaactcaatctaaaccaACCCAACCAATTAAAACAACCATTAATGCGTATcataaaacacattaaattcaattataaggAACGTTCGAACTCAATCTAAACGAAACCAACTTATAAAGCAGGCATTAAAAAAACCATTATTAAACTCAATTATAAGGAACGTTTGGCattaaatagtatatatatatatatagtaactTATTGTTTGTGCAGTAAGGAAAAAGTTGAATTGAAATAGAGAACGTAGAAAAAGTGAGTGACGTACAAGCCATTCCCTATCGCCTTGAAATCCTTCGCGATTAAGTTCTTTAATGGCGACTTCAGTGGATTTGTAACCGGTCCTTACACTATCATCTATAACTCCTTTATATACAACTCCAAATCCACCTTCTCCTAAAATGAAATCAGGACGAAAATGCTTCGTTGCGAGTCTCAATTCCTGGTAAGTAAAAATATCGACGTTGCTGTAACCAGCACCTTCGCGAAGTTCTTTGATATTCATCGAACCGGAACCTAATGGAGTAGTTCGTGCATCGGATTCATCATTTCCTACTGAACATAAGGAATGTGTGAGTTTCATAATCGAATAATCAACAGAGAGAAATTGATCGGATATTGAATTGAAATTACCTGCAGTTTTAGGGTTTGAATTTGAATCGGAGAGGGAGAAGTGTTTGTGTTCTTCAATGCTGAAGCAAATCCCCATGAATCTGGATCTGAACCGAAACCTCGTTCACACACATTCAGAATTCATGGTAATTTCGAACAGAGAGAGGAAATGGAAGTGAAATTTGAACAGTTAGGTTATtattagagagagaaagagagaaggaGAAATGAAGAAGAATGATTCAAACTTTCAACAATGGCTTTGCACTGGGCGCTGAAAGCGCCAAACTAAACGCTCTTGCTTTTCTCTACTTTTTCGTTCTTTTCACAAAGTGCCCTTCTATTTTCACACTATTTCCAATTTTgccatttcattttattttatttaattccaGCAGAGCAAAGAAAAGAAGATAGATAAATTAATGATAGATAAGGTGCAGGCTATAAACGACATGTATTCCAGACATTGCACAAACCGACAACTGTCATGTATGCAGAATGTACTAGTATTTGATAGTTATTCTGATACGATATAAATACGGACACGTCCACATCGTTGCTGTCAAAAATTTAGGACACACCCCGCGGGCAttcattttcatatatttatttttacatttattattcaaaatattaaatgtaaaatttaaGGTCTTTATACAAGATTAATCTCAGTTTAAAGTTGTCTTaaacaaacatattttaaatgaatataGAGTTATACATAAAAGGGAGTAAAGATGCAAAGAGAATAGGAAAAGGCATCCACCAAACATCCCTAAAAAACCTTCAGTTATGTCATCATATGGagatattcaaaacacaaatcaaataTAGAAATAGCATTGATTGATTTTAGATTGCAAGACAAGGTTAGGGTTTTGGAATGGGGGACAAATTTGTGTTCAAATCGATGAAAACCCCAGACCCATCTACCTCGCGTGTTCCTCGTCACGTAagcaaaacattttttttttctacttttttcatatcaaaatctctaaaaaaataaaatgttccgaataattttttataagagaagtttaatactctattcttcataaaataattgactagtttgtaataaaaaaattatttcaaaataattgattattttaattttaatacatttttttcaatttattatttaattcaaatcGATGAAAACCCCAGACCCATCTACCTCGCGTGTTCCTCGTCACGTAagcaaaacattttttttttctacttttttcatatcaaaatctctaaaaaaataaaatgttccgaataattttttataagagaagtttaatactctattcttcataaaataattgactagtttgtaataaaaaaattatttcaaaataattgattattttaattttaatacatttttttcaatttattatttaattaatactatttgtATTATTTACAATACAACAATATTAATATCACATCAATATCTAATAAAGAtaatttcataaaaacaaactatctcttttttatttatatatttttttaatatatataaaataattaaatgattcgGTCATTTTAGAAAGATGAAGTAAGTATTcgtaagtaaaataaatattttgattatccgtcaattaataaatttaaaaataaatatagtgaTATTTGTATCCACAAATATTTGTACTaattagtaaattaaaaaaattataatattataacacATACTGTTAATGTATTAATTAATAGTTGTGTGATGAAATTTTATggtatatgtttaatatattaatgttttgattTGTTAACTAGCAAAATACCCCATGAATTACAACAAAGTGCGCATTATTGGTtactatattaaataaatattatgatattaaaacattttaaagtttcttttatataaatattatctaAGTTTTAATCAAactattcaaatatattattttcttttatactttaaaatgaaatatttatattaatctaTATATGTATAACAAAGTCCAttttatttagtacaaaatattattttgttttacgtAAATTTAATTAGTGACCAACATTTGTCATCTATGATTTATACTATAAATTAtactaaatatattataattttcttcaattttgtgTCTAAGAGATAATCAAAATACACACTactaaagaaatatatttttctctagCCAATTATTTGTGAATGaccatttttcttttatttaaataccaatgaaaaatatgtattcTATAGTTTTACacatttattaaattgaatttgttgaacataaaaaactataatttgtgtattcttttttataatttataaaatacattatgtttttcaattttaaaaaatttaaatcacgTTGAACAATACCAAATCAACATTTTATCATCAATTTGGTTTTTGGATCTCGTTTTTCTCACGATGTAAGCAaaataattatgttaaaaaCTAAAAGTGCATTTGAAATACTTGTTaagataaatgaaaattttattttgaatgtggTGAATTCAacttcttaaaattttaaaatttgatattttttttacaaaatttcactttgtgttttcttttttaattctttatcaAGTGTCATAAGAGTTAAAACATTTATTAACACGACTCTAGTAGAATTTATCTAATTTtgcttaaattaaaaatatcaaatatgaatttttattgtgTATATTCGAAATTAGGTTGAGTATTATGTAACtaaaactacttttttttaacaaataattaatgtCAAAAACATCACAGTTGCGTGTGAGTTTTTTTACCattctatttaaataaaaaaatacaaatcatcctagtaataaaaataataaaataaaatactcattttgaaatcaaaaatgataaaaaaaaacaaacaaacaaaccttaaataatattttaaaattggcTCCACAATTTATGCAATAAAAATACTTGACCGCTAATCGAATTGCTAAATCTCTAATTAAATCATATGATTAAATCGAACCAAATTAGATGAGTCATTCAtaggggtgagaataggtcAGACCATGTTTTAAAAAGTTTGAGTCTGACCTACGATTATTTTTTTAGACTTAAGTCTGACTTACGAcctatcataggttttttttcCGGCCTAACTTGACCTTTTTAAAAATCTGACAttgaagcctatttaaaagctaTATTCAcgttaaaacatttaaatgttctatTTATATCAcatgatgctctccacataccaatatcgatgtacatatctatatatattaaccaaaaaataatttttctaacaaaataattttttacaaatatgaaacaaacatcttttaaaccctaaaaaataattttagattttaaagaatatacttttttttttctgaaacaaacgcatCAATTATTACctatcaaacaaatatggaacgactactgagtgattgactaattgaatgtctaccaaatatggaacaactaccaaatatgaaacgactacTAAGTGATTacttaattgataaaatttaaaatatgaactattattattattaatgtaataataaaaaataacattaataaataataaaatatatagacCGGTCTGTCAGACCATAAGTAGTATGAgtctaacctttttattaaataagttaGGTCAGGTCAGACCACAAATAGATCAGACCATATGCCCCTGACAGACGGTCTAGCATATTCCCATCATTAAACTAATTCATACTATCTAGTctacataaataattatataggTTTTTAGATGAGACTCTCGTATATTTAAATGaaactattattttaacattaagaaaaaaagagatattttaGTATTAGACTCCACATAGGcactttttcttcaataaaaaAGAGTTCTTACCTTTCAAGAGAGAAACACACCAACATACTACAACAAATTAAGGCATGTTAGTAAGTTTTCCGTTTGTTCTATCTAAATTAAACAAAGCAAACAAGTCTTAAAATAATGGTcaagtgagaaaaaaaaagtgggTAGTgggttttcaaataaattaattaaaaaacatggATGATAGTTTTAAAAACGTAACGAAATCAAGAAAGTTGAGTGGGACCAAACAAAGGACTGGAAAAAGGAACTAAGAATTCTTTTTACAAAGAAAAAGGAATTAGATAGAACAAGAGGAAAAATGAATGACATACCTTAATTTGGTGTTATCTGTTGGTGTGTTTTTCTCTTCAAAGGTAAAGGCTCTTTTTATagggacaaaaaaaaaattggtatgGGTTTTtccccaaaaatatcttttttttttaatatttaaaaagataagtatttttaaatttaatttaatttacaaatatcaatattattagtCGAATGTAGAATTTcgtatgttaatttttatttttattttatctaaataaaaaaatttactactCACCCCATCTACTCCCACTCTAAATACTTGAAAAGACCATTCtacaattttttgttatataaagtTGGAAAAAATTTCACTTAACTTATATTCATTCACttgtttgaaactttcaaattctctaaaaaaattaaaatcatagcAACTTAGatctttcaaaattttggaaACGCAAGTAATTAAGCAAAATTTTTGAACTTtttgttaaatttcaaacattcaaaatgtattttttttagtttttcaacaatttttcaaatgttaaattcattgtaaaacttcaaaaatattgtGTTTTAGATGTTTTCAAAAGTTTATACCAATTTGAAAcatccaaaatatattttttctagatttatacaaaattttcatctatgtcaaaaactccaaaatatatattttttttaaattaaatttttaaaactttcaatAAACATAATACT
It includes:
- the LOC101507101 gene encoding 26S proteasome regulatory subunit RPN13, encoding MSSSSIDAFPAIQEIMLEFRAGKMFLQGKKVVPDTRKGLIRIARGDEGLVHFQWLDRTQNVVEDDQIIFPNEAIFEQVNQTSGRVYILKFNSDDRKFFFWMQESNADNDSQLCSSVNDYINRPLELLGEEEPDESLPLQVSEDMAEDDISSRAANLVVPNLGMDATSDVTSSGPVKLEDLQRILSNIGPASDSILDPDGGLGLGDLLKPDLIMPLMATLPLEQRLAPYLPEGTWSPEDILELLQSPPFRQQVDSFTYVLRTGQIDLSQFGIDPSKYKFTVLSFLEALEDSVSKSEESKQDDQELISQSCSPMDESK
- the LOC101507422 gene encoding probable serine/threonine-protein kinase PBL17 isoform X1, which gives rise to MGICFSIEEHKHFSLSDSNSNPKTAVGNDESDARTTPLGSGSMNIKELREGAGYSNVDIFTYQELRLATKHFRPDFILGEGGFGVVYKGVIDDSVRTGYKSTEVAIKELNREGFQGDREWLTEVNYLGQFSHPNLVKLIGYCCEDEHRLLVYEFMASGSLEKHLFRRAGSTLNWSKRMKIALHAARGLAFLHGAERPIIYRDFKTSNILLDADFNAKLSDFGLAKDGPMGDQTHVSTRVMGTYGYAAPEYVMTGHLTARSDVYGFGVVLLELLIGRKSLDKSRPSREHNLVEWARPLLNHNKKLLKILDPKIEGQYSSKAAAKVAHLAYQCLSQNPKGRPLMSQVVEILEDFQSKAANEEDQILQSGGSSITIYEVPKGNDTPT
- the LOC101507422 gene encoding probable serine/threonine-protein kinase PBL17 isoform X2; the encoded protein is MGICFSIEEHKHFSLSDSNSNPKTAGNDESDARTTPLGSGSMNIKELREGAGYSNVDIFTYQELRLATKHFRPDFILGEGGFGVVYKGVIDDSVRTGYKSTEVAIKELNREGFQGDREWLTEVNYLGQFSHPNLVKLIGYCCEDEHRLLVYEFMASGSLEKHLFRRAGSTLNWSKRMKIALHAARGLAFLHGAERPIIYRDFKTSNILLDADFNAKLSDFGLAKDGPMGDQTHVSTRVMGTYGYAAPEYVMTGHLTARSDVYGFGVVLLELLIGRKSLDKSRPSREHNLVEWARPLLNHNKKLLKILDPKIEGQYSSKAAAKVAHLAYQCLSQNPKGRPLMSQVVEILEDFQSKAANEEDQILQSGGSSITIYEVPKGNDTPT